Below is a genomic region from Pelorhabdus rhamnosifermentans.
TGAACCATGTGGAGGCAATTATACCGGTCAGCGCTTCCGTATACAAAATTGACGAGAGCAAATTTAGTTATAACAAGGATAGCGACCAGTGGTTTTGTAACATGGGAAATTATACAATAGATAAAAAGTGCGGCAAGAACAGCCGGGGGCAAGAATTTCTAAGATATAAATTTGATAAGGCTATGTGTAAAAATTGTTCTCATAAAATAGAATGTGCCGGAAAATCAGCGGCTGTAAAGCGGTTAGATGTTGGAATGAATACGGCTGAATATTATGAGTATAGTCAACGAGCAAGCACGCCGGAATTTAAAGAAAAATACAAAAAGCGCGCAAGCCATGAATGGAAAAACGGTGAGATGAAACATTTCCATGGATTAGACCGTGCCCGAGGGTATGGTCTAAAAAGTATGAGTATGCAGGCCAAGTTAACCGCTTTAGCGGTCAATTTAAAAAGGATAGCCGCCTTGGTATCCTTATATCTTCTTATTTTAACCCCCAATTGCTTAAAATTAAGAAATTCACCAAATGGTGTAGCAAGACAAGCTTATTTTGCCGCTTAAAAAAA
It encodes:
- a CDS encoding transposase; protein product: NHVEAIIPVSASVYKIDESKFSYNKDSDQWFCNMGNYTIDKKCGKNSRGQEFLRYKFDKAMCKNCSHKIECAGKSAAVKRLDVGMNTAEYYEYSQRASTPEFKEKYKKRASHEWKNGEMKHFHGLDRARGYGLKSMSMQAKLTALAVNLKRIAALVSLYLLILTPNCLKLRNSPNGVARQAYFAA